The Arachis hypogaea cultivar Tifrunner chromosome 14, arahy.Tifrunner.gnm2.J5K5, whole genome shotgun sequence DNA window agataatataattttataataatttaattatttttattattttatgtaaagaaaattttgtttgttaaggtctaaaaataatattaaaattagtactattaaaaaatattttaaatttaatattaataaaaaataaaaaatatatataaggactaatttgattaatttaaaaattttagggatgaaaatgacttatgtTTAGActttcagagattattttgattataaataatttttttacatgtcaagtgacacgtgacGTGCTAATTGTCATGACCTGACACGTCAATCAATCATCTGGTGACATGTGACATTTAACGTGACATGTTATCATCTAACTAACAAAAGGaccaatatattttatctttcaagtactaatatgactaaaaaaattatttaaaaactaatttaaaaaataaatgatttttcaaaaccaatttaactattaacccaataaaattaacctaaCACTTGAATCAAATCTTATCCATTGCAGATTAGATTGGTAATCCGTTCTAACCCGATGGAAACAGGGCATTATTGAACAAACTTCAAGTCTCTTCAactcaattctctctctctctctatatatatatatatatataatttaattaacatatattttaagatatatattaaaattattatttaaaatcttttgtaaaatttggtttttaatataattataatatatctattaaaataaaatatttaaaatcttttattaataataattttaatttataccttaaaaatatatgttagttaaatccaatatatatatatatatatttctttgatTTGAGACGAAAAAACAATATATCACCTTGATGAATAAGTCAACCGACCCATAATAATTTCGTAACTTATTGCTCCCTTTCGCGATATGTATGAAGCAACTTGATTGCAGCATTAAAAGGTCGGTTTCATGTGGTGATGAATAATTTGTCGTGGCTGGGTTGATAAGTACCTAAACGTAAATTCCAAAGAAACGACGTTTCACGgggaaaatttttattaaataattaaaaataatattaaatactaaaattaatgtttttttgggaggagaaaaatattaatttaacattattttaattattttgaaaaaatatggaattttctatttatttatataaaatttccatttcatataatacctaatgCCTAAATAagaaatgatattttattatctttaataaattctttcatatttttataaaattaaaaataaatattttatatttactagtttttattaatcaaaaataaaaaatataaaaaagaatattatattttGATAGCAAAAGGATCATGTATAATACACCAAAAGGTATATGGTCCCACCCTGCACTAACACTGCAATCCACTTTTATGTTTATTGTCGGTTTCAATCCAAAGTACTAACTAGTAACGTGTAAATCAGATGGTTTCGTGTGAACCTGTGACTATATATGACCAGTAGTGCCTAACAGAAAATCAACTTACAAGATCACGATTCACGAAAACCACAGATTTAATGTGTGGGTGGAACCTAGGTGAGATTTGAGACATGATACTATGATTTTTTAGGTAAACAATCATAAAGAGAAGCTGTAATCTAGATGGGGAAATGCCCATATGATAAGCAAGGTATACACAGAAAAGGCTATATTAGTTTCCTCTAAAATGTAACATTGTAATGAATATGTCACGAACTGATATATTTTtggaatattaataaaaaaaattttaagtatttaaAACTAGATCTTAGAATAACAAAGAATTTCTCTATACAAATGCTAATTAGACATTCCAAATAACAAATTACAAAAGCAAACACTAATTTGATCATTTTaaatagagtaaagtattatttttatttttaatgttcagAATAAGTTTCAAATTATTTATAACGTTTTAAAACGTTCTATTTATATTCTTAATATTTCTAACTTATATTAATATTGTCTTACTGTTAAATTAACTAACATTTCAATAATGCTGTTAAGCACCTGGAGATTAGTGTCCGCTCTAGCAGAGTTTTGCCGATAACTGTtactaaataaaaaagaaaataaataaataaacgtaAAAATAGGCCTTCTCTCCAAAACCCTAATTACAAAAcatgttcttgttgttgctcTTGCACCATCTCTCGAGCTCCATATCCTCTCCTTGATTTATTTCAATGGAGTCCAAAGCATGCTAACTTGAAACGAGACGAAGCAGCAAACATATCTATTGCAATCTAACAGTAGAACTTGCAGGGAGGTAATCACAATTCAGACAAAAGAAGAACCAGAGTTTTAGAATCAACCAACCGGAAAGTTAGGGTTGACGTAGAAACCTGGAGTTGTGCACGCGAAGCTTCAGAAGGACGAGATGGGAATCCAAGGAGAGGAGAGGAGAAGGAAAGATCGCTGCGGTACTGAGGGATGGAAGTTTAGCACGATAGCAGCAGCGACGGCGGTCGGAGATATCAACAGAATTAGAAAACGCGACAGCGATTGGCATGGCGAGTTGTAGCAGAGACGGCGGAGGCTAAGCATGCTGTGGTGGCGACTGGCATGGTGAGCTGTAGTCTAACATAGCATCATCATGTTCTCTCCTTTGCGAAGAACAGAAACTAGCAGTGAAGCCGGCGGAGTTTAGTGTGGAGGCAGATTGGAAGCATTCAGCAGCGCCGCGACATGGTGGCTAGAAGAATTAGGCATCTGTTTAGGTCTAGGGTGGAGTTGGGTCTATTATGCTGTAGTGGGTAAGGTGGGTTCTAGGTTTTGGCCAGGTCAGTCAGCTTTGCTGGCAATTGTAACAATAAACAAATACACTTGTGTAATGGTGCTACTAAAATGTTAGTCAATTTGACGGTAGCACAACATTGATACGAGTTAGAAACGTTAGGAACAATTTTAAGATTTATTCCAAACATTAGATACAAAAATGAATCTTTACTCTTAAATAACAACTAGTCAACTACAAAAAACATTAACAATATCACTACTACTGCAACAGATCTAGTCAAATAAAGGGAAAAGCGATCTCGTAGAATAGATTTGGAACGACAACGACAAAAAAGAGGTGCATCGGTGATGTGAAGAAGGAAAAAGGCGCAGTGACATCATGAAGCATATTAGAGGCACAATGGCGATGTAAAGAAGAGTAGAGGTGTAGTGGCAATGTGCGTTTTTTCAAGAATAGATTTGGAACGGCAGCGACAAAGAAGAGGCGCGACGACAAAGAAAAGGCACAACAATGACGTGAAGCAGGGCAAAGGCACAATCGTCAAAAGGGGAAGGTGCGGCTGTCGATGGttaatgatgaagaagaagagagaagtgtagagaaaaagagattgaagaagagtaggggtgcacatggggtcgggtgaaaccgggttcGCATTGACTCGGACCCGACCCTAAATAATgacgggtctatttttgagacccttatccgaccctagacccgatgaaatcacactccTTTCGGGCCATACTAAAATCGGGTCTCGATCGGATGAAGTCCAAGTCTTGATAAATTTGATGTCAAAAAATTATGATGCACTCatttataaagaataaaaaaaatacttgttaCAAAAAAGTTGGTAACCATACTTAAActtgaatttgtccataaattataatttcatgtTTCTTTGATCAATTTCCTAATTCaacaaatgtgattaaaaataaaacaataagcttataattaatattgcataatattagaattaatttaaaacatatatacctTTTTTAGTCCTCCTAGGGTGCACATGGACCGGATGAAGTCGGGTTCGTCTTGACCTTGACCTTGCCCCGACcctaaataatgaccgggtctatttttgagatcctTACCCGGTTCTAAACTctatgaaatcacaccaaattatcCCTGAAATTTTTGGGTTCAAGCCGGATCTTCAGCCCGGGTCGAGTAATGTGCACCCCTAAAGAAAAGGGAGGCTGAGAGAGATagattaaattaggattttgagtttttaattgGCCGGGTCAAGTGACCCGTGTCACAATCCCAAATTGGTTTAATGATAGCCGAGTCAAATCATATGATTTCGGGCCTTAGTCAATTGAAAAAATGTGGGGAGACAATGAGTTtagtatacaatgtgtacaatagaaataaaaaggaaattaagatcagatgattaattagttatttaattcaaatttaaaaatttaaaaattaggatTAACATTTAAACGCATTCACACTATTATTCCTAATCTCACCAGAACCTCCAATTCACGTCCTCACAATCATCGTGACCACGTTCTCCCGCCGCCGCTCCTGTTCACGGCCACAGTACTACCGTCGCTGCTGTTCAGGAGTCCAGTGCCGCTGCAACCGTTTCTGTTTTGCGACTACGTTCTCCCGCTACCGTTGCTGTTCACAAGCCCCAAATTATTGCTGTTTTCGATCTGCTGAGGGTGCCACTGCTAAAGGCTAGTGAATAGGGAATTGATTGAGCCAAGGAAATTGTTGGGAAGTCAATATGGAATGTTCGTATGGGGAAGGAGGATCTTTTGCACCATCTTCATGTGTCACTCATGATACATATGGTACGGACGTCAACATTGTTACCCGTCGCCGCCTAGCCTCTCCGCAAACGTCTGATCGCGCCGCACCAGCCCCGGACAGCCTCTTTCGTGCTGCCCACCCGCCGCCGGCCGTGCAGCCTCTCCCGCAGCCAGTTTGATCATGGTTGCTTCTTCtgttcattcatcttcttctccttctacttTAATAGACAGTTTAGGATaatcattttagtaggtatgcggatgattattttaattggATTGGGTTTAgttagatataattaaaatatgttggatgttcaattcattaggtatgcgaatgattatttttattcttaagtggatggttatttctAATAGAGGTGAAGTCGGATGATTATTGACGAAGGTGGAGGTGGCAGCTGGTTGAGAAAGAAGAGGGTATTGGAGTAAAATGTTTTGGTAAATTAGGGTTTGggatggttatttttttgaaataactaatTGTATTTTTTGacaatttgaaatttgaaatttgatgtgaAATAATTGAATGAgagtttttgaatttaaagtAATCTGTGGAGTGGTTTTCATTATTTATCCCTATTGGGTTAAATAACCGTCCGCCGTTGTACACATGGTCAAGATTTTTGAGcgagattcaaattttaaatgataTTAGGTCAGGTCTGACCCGAATTGAGCGGGTTCGGTCCAGATTGTCAAGTCGGACCGGATCGTGTTCACTCCTACTATAAACGTTTGGGATAAAAAGAGACGAGAGACTCTATCATTAGCTATAAGTGGCTGTAGAAAAAGAAAGACGTATAGAAAGGGAAAGCTAAGACTTACCAGTTCCTTTTTGAATCCAAGGCGAGACGGCAATAGTTGGAACTCTAACTCCCAACCTATCAAAGGTGAAGTTGAATGGTTCTGGACCCACAATTCCATCTGGAGAGGGCACCCCACGCACCGGCGTAGGCACATGATCGAAAAACCCACCATGCTCATCATATGTGATTACCAACAAGGTTTGGTTCCATTGTGGGCTCGCCCTCAACGTCTCATATACCTCCTTTACAAACATCTGTCCTTGATAGACATCGTGCGATGGGTGATCATCGTTGGCTGGGAACAACTTTGTATCCATGTACCGCTGCTCTACCACAACGTACCCCGGCAACTTTCCTTCTTTTGCATGCTGCTTGAACCACAGGTCGTATGGGTGGAACTTGAAGATATACTTGAGCTTTCTTAGGTTCTTGTAGAACAATGTTGCCGGTATGTTCTGATAGTATATTCCAAAGTCAATGCCCGCATCATTCAGGTTGTCGAAGATTGTCTGTTGAGGGTAACCTTTTGCCAAGAGGGACGCAACGTTGCTGGTCGCTCCATGTGAAGTGGCGGAGTGCACATATAAACGGTTGGGTTGGGTGGACGCTGGGACGGAGGAAAACCACCTATGAAACACATGCATTAATTAAAAGATTATGATATATCCATTATCTAGTAAATTATTAAGAGAAAGTCTTGAGccaatacttttattaaaatttggccgatacttaatcaataaaagaaaaatgagtaatctCATATTATTggatataatctcacaccattaaagatATTAATAATGGctaattaatgactaaaaattacaaaaattgctAGTCCTTAGTACTCTTTAACTACTAAAATAATAGGAGAATGTTTACATTGctgacaaaaataacttaaaaagatacAAACCATAAATGAATTTTCGAAAGATTTAAGAATTTGACAAAGtgattagatattaaatatatatttaaaaaaactttaaaaatattattttgatacaaatttttataagtattattagaaaaaaaatgtattttctttcttaaaattgttaatttttttgtttttttttttaattttcattttgaatgatcaaatttttttgaaaaataaaaaaatagtctaaaattcaaatttctttctatttttttttgtgcaTCTTTTAAATAGTGTTATTTAACTATTATCACGAAAAATTGGATCAAATTGACAAATTATCTGTTAAATACAAAACTTTTTTTACTATTATCACATTTTCAAATAAACTTGTTTGTCGTTtataattttaagaattatttttgtcaataacaataattttcgaataccattttaataatttattcttattaaaaatatattacataattatgaggttctcttttattttttccctTAATTTGAATCTGATATATTAATAGATAAAGTATTCGTCGGGACAAACTCAGCATACATTACTGTTTCATTCATTCACCCAATAAAACGGTGGATATATACAATTACAAATACTCATACAATGATTTGCCATAATGACATTATGTttaaagtaagttaattttttctaatttgttaaaataatttttatttaaattctaaatgaaaaaataaaagacgaactttttgtttattatatCTTGTTATTGCAATATTTTAATGCCAAGATATTAGCTCAGCGGTAAAAAATACTAAAGGACGAAGACTAAAATAAAgatacaaatttaaattttaaaaaaatattaagagtTTTTTTTGTGTCTTAAATATTGGGAGTATAATTTTACCTCTGCTAATTTAGTGTTTGAAAAATCAAACAACTTAATACTACAAATTAAACAAGAttttttgtgaaaacttaggtgctGTCGACTTTATGCGAAGTATAATTGAGAGCCGTTAAATTGTttgactgatttgattaaatttttatctaatagttatcagttatcaacttcatgtCAAATAGAtttcacctgaattttcacctgaCTTTTTTTATGACACAAAATTTATGGGGAATTAACAAATATATTAGTTTGTAGAAAGGTTAATTAGTAACAAAACCGTTTCTAAAAGGTGACGAAGTTTAAGAGAGGAAGGAATGAATTGCATCTATGGGGATTATGGACTCACCTATCAAAGACAGCAAACTCAGAGACAAGTGACTTATAAACAGCAACATTGTCAGGATCAAACCCGTTCATGACATCGTTGGACATGGCGCTCGTGTTGTCCATGGAGTAGGCTTGCTGTGCGAACCCGTTCATGGGTGCCGGGTCGGCCGACGTATCATTTGACCCGAATATCTGTTCCCTTATCGCCTGAAACGAGTGACCCGGATCCGGGTCCACGTACTGCGCCTCTTCCTTAAAGAAAAACCGCTTCGAATTCGGGTCGGTCACCGATAACGGGTTTGACTCCGACCCGTTTACGCCGTTGATTTCCGGGTTCAGCTTCTTCATCCATCCCAGCATGTGGTCGAAGGAGCGATTCTCCATCACCAAAACGACCACCGTTTTGATCGGGTTGGCGACGGCGTCGACACTCTTGAATGGGCAGCTTGTGATCAGAAGGAGTAGCGCAAGGGTGGATAAGATGCTCCTCTTACTCTTAGTACCCGTTGTTCTTCTCTGTGGCTTTTTCATTTCCTCTGTTTATGTAGTGTTGTGGTTTGAGAAAAAAGAGATGTTGAGGAAAGAAAGATTTTTTAGTTTGTGGGCTGATTGGAtggaaaggaaaggaaagagaaGGGAGAGATAAAATAAGGTGGGTAATATATATTAATAGCGAGGGAGATGAAGAGGCAAAGACGAGAAGAGAAAACTAGAAAAGAGAACCCGTGAGCTGCTGAAACTGGGAATTGGGGTTGCTATTTATTTACAGTCAGTTTCGCATAATGCTACTTTAGTGGCAGTGACGCTGACGGAGTAGCTAAACACACCAGTAATTTTTGTTTACATAGATAGTtttggttaaaaataataaatagcagTCAAGTTAGGCCTATATCGAAAAGTTTTAGTGCTACGCGTTGAAATGGATTTGCACGGCAAAATGATTAAGAGATTTAGAGATCTAATTAAGAAgtctaattatttttctaataacatAGTCTGATAAATGGTTTGTCATTTAAGTCATTTAAAATGAAAAGAGGTTTGAGACAAGGTGATCTATTTTCTCCCTTTTTATTTGTACTGGTTGTGGATGTGATGCATCGAATAGTTAGAGAGGCAATTAAGAATAGACGTATATACCGTTGTTGGTTGGGAGAGATAGTATAGAATTCTCGCACATGCAGTTTGCTGATGATACCATTCTATTTTGTCCACCTGAAGAGGAGACTATTAAGAATTACAAGAGGCTTCTGCGATATTTTGAGTTGATGTCAGGGTTCATGATCAATTTTGATAAGTCcaatttgatttcaattaattATGATGAGCAGTGGGTTCAGCGTATGGGCAGCTTATTGGGCTGTAAGGGGGATATCATTCCAGTTAAATACCTTAGAATCTCCTTAAGAGCAAATTCGAGGTTGGTGAAGACATAGAAGCCTATAATAGACAAAGTTGAGGAGAAACTCAATCTATGAAAAGCTAAGGTATTAAACAAAGTTGGAAAGTTAGTGCTTATCAAGTCAATCTTGAATAGTTTGCCAGTGTATTATTTGAGTTTATTCAAGATATCGAAGGCTGTTACTGAGAAATTGATTTCATTGCAGAGAAGATTCCTGTGGAGTAAGGAAGATGATAGAAACGGTATGGCACTAGTAAGATGGGAAGTGGTGCAAGCTCCCAAGAAACTAGGCGGGCTAGGAATTGGTGATGCTATGATTCGTAATGCAGCCCTTCTGTTTAAGTAGTGGTGGCGGTTTGCAAAAGAAGAGTGCCCATTGTAGAAGAAGATCGTATGTTCATGTAATAATCTGAATCTTAATGAGTTACTGTCAACTCAAGTGCTACCTACTAGAGGAGGCCCATGGAAATATATTTGCTAGTTACAGATCACGGttttgggataagctggttacaGGGTTGTCAATGGAGATTGGTGATAGGCGACAGACTCGGTTTTGGGAGGATGTATGGTTACTCTATGGATCTCTAAAGGATCGGTTCCCGAGacttttctctgtttcaaactaATGTGGATCTGTCATTGGGGATTGCggattttgggatgggttagagtagATTTGGAACTTCCAATAGAGGTGAGAGCTTTTCCAATGGGAATTGGAACTCGTGAATCAATTACATGAGGCTTTGAGACCTGTGAGATTAGTAAATAACCGGAAGGATAGAGTGGTGTGGAAATACGATAGGCAAGGTGTTTTTTCAACAAACTCATTTGTGCAAGTGATGCAGGAAGAAATGCTTCTGGAGGAGGTAACCATCTACAGCTTCACTAGGACCATTTGGAAAGGTTTGGTTCCATCAAGAGTGGAGCTGTTTGCTTGGTTTGTTTTGATAGACAGGGTGAATA harbors:
- the LOC112740813 gene encoding non-specific phospholipase C2, which translates into the protein MKKPQRRTTGTKSKRSILSTLALLLLITSCPFKSVDAVANPIKTVVVLVMENRSFDHMLGWMKKLNPEINGVNGSESNPLSVTDPNSKRFFFKEEAQYVDPDPGHSFQAIREQIFGSNDTSADPAPMNGFAQQAYSMDNTSAMSNDVMNGFDPDNVAVYKSLVSEFAVFDRWFSSVPASTQPNRLYVHSATSHGATSNVASLLAKGYPQQTIFDNLNDAGIDFGIYYQNIPATLFYKNLRKLKYIFKFHPYDLWFKQHAKEGKLPGYVVVEQRYMDTKLFPANDDHPSHDVYQGQMFVKEVYETLRASPQWNQTLLVITYDEHGGFFDHVPTPVRGVPSPDGIVGPEPFNFTFDRLGVRVPTIAVSPWIQKGTVVHGPMGSPTPTSEYEHSSIPATVKKLFNLTSFLTKRDAWAATFESIVQTRTQPRTDCPEKLPTPVKMRQGEAKEDGKMSEFQQELIQLAAVIKGENILTSYPDRVGKKMTVKQGKDYMEKAVRRFFEAGRYAKKMGVSDDHIVQMKPSLTTRSSKPTNTNP